agcgGCAGAAAGTTGTAGTTAGCAGGCTAATTTGAAAAACCAATTGAAAAGGtgctttttttcttaatgataaataaatagttCATATTGGTTAAAATGGGATCTGAATACTATAGATATTTGGCGTCCTCCGAAAatcaaacataaaacaaatgtttgtcAGTCCGCCACCATAGCATTTCCTTTCATTAATTAGAGTACAACAAATcttttaggttaggttaggttgataggaggatgtatactacatcaaatccgaagaaatacacctaggccactatcgggcctgttgtgcgctccttatcatgaaaaaaaaaaaaaaaaacggaactgactgaattatttttcagtgttcaggaactcagtttcctgaacgtaattcctaagaatcttccaatcagtgttagttaggaatgttatttccggaataacatcacttccaaaatacttggatctaacttcgacgaatgcctgacagtggcaaagaaagtgctccagagtttcactgtcctctccacatgctctacattcgtctgaatccgcacgtccaattttgtatagatgtgcacgtaatcctatgtgtccactcagaatacgtaccatcatactaacctcagacttgctcattttgaggagatttctcgtcttgctctcatcagggtcaccccatagaatcttcgtggttctacccactgtttcattattccaagaggccttatgggtttctctcacccatacttttagatcagtttttgttgcgtcgaatggttttgcgtttgtcaggttaactgcctcgagctcccttccttttaaagctactacattcgccctttcgttaccgactactcccgagtgggctggtacccatataatgtgaactttacctctggaagagtattcagttaaagttttcttacaatccattACTGTCTTAGATTtggttctatcacctgatatcgccctaattgccttctggctgtcggtaaatatattaagcgctgtgggcgccatgtttattctaatccaatttacgcattccgttattgctcgtacttctgcctggaagcttgtgttatgatttggtaagcggtggtatatttccgtttctgggtcttcaatatagaaccccagccccactttgtcctccaatttagagccatccgtgtaacaacggactcCTACTGGTACTTGctccaatgttccgcttgaccaagacattctatctgggatcagcgtttcaaagtttccgacatattctgtgtctggtatacgatctggcatgtccgatgattgtgtataaccttccaatgtgtccagtatacattgatgacgtgtcctataaccgcttttggccagttcgcctaaagtatagagccgttcggctgtaagcgccgcctcatatcttaaatatgtttcaatgggtggaatatctagcaacgtttccagagccttggttgaagtagtacacatggcaccacttatacccaagcagcatgtacgctgaactccctgtagaagtttgatattgcactttttgtctaaagcagtccaccagattattgaagcataagctagaattggtctaattacacttttataaagccagtttatcatagtaggactaagaccccatttcatgcctatagctttcctacatatcgcccagcaccgatgtgccttgttgattctatcctctatgtggtatttccattttaatttcctgtcgagggttacacctaagtacttaactttatctgtcaccggtatcttcttatccaggaagcaaggttcagtgtatgtagaaatttttgtctttcttgtgaaaagacagatttccgtttttgccgggttaacattgaggcctctcggttgagacCAGcccaaggccgtattcagagcctcctcagctcttctacacaagtaatttggatcctttccctttaaaagtattacgacatcgtctgcatagcagacgggtctaagtcctttctcagttagggtccttagaaggctattaatcgtggtaacccagagtaaaggtgataaaatgccaccctgtggtataccgcgaaatacccttttcctgatagttatatcgtacatctcgcaacttatccatctgttccttagcatgtggttgatccagttacggagcacccggtcaacataaaactggtctatggattggataagagtatcagtgtgcacgttattgaaggcgccttcgatgtcaatgcataccgccagtgtatatagtttgctatcaaaggatgcacctatgtagtggacaacttcgtttaaagcggtttccaccgatcgtccctttacataagcatgctgcttaaattttaggtctttgtcgggtatactgcttttaaccatactatcgacaatccgttccaaggttttaagtaggaaggacgtaagacttatcggtcgataagacttaggtgtcgcatagctaggtttccctggtttaggtataaatattacccttgcatcctgccatttaatgggggtatatgtgaattgcaagcatgcagtgaatatcAGAGACAGATGTACGGAGACCAGTTCCGCCTCCATCTGTAAGagtgccgggaaaatgccatccggccctgcagctttatagggagcgaagctcttgattgcccctttaaccataTCAGGTGTAATTACAATTTTCGTGTTTGCCTCctcttcctccaatatcggttcgtctatgttattcgatatacctggtgggaaatgagagtctattaggagtttcattgtctcctccatatcctccagcctcttgcccgtgtcatcgaccatagattccggttggacatgagttttggataggaatttttttatcttcgatacgtcatttacgctgtctacctgttcacagaaaagtttccaggagtctcgtttggctttacgaacaacttttttatattcaccaagtttactacgatactcatcccagtatactgcggtctttttacgccgtgcccggttaaatagtttgcgaagagtcttaccaaggttccggatctccccggttacccagggtttctcctgggcagatctccgctctcgcagagggcagctgtcctcgaacgattcaaccaaggcacttgtgagcatttctactttggcgtCTATGTCCTCCTTTTTTCGACATTGAACAGTGTCCTgacataaacggttctttagtaaggaaccgaacattgtccaattagttttagacttattccgaaaatttatcggctttggtggcggccgtagtattttgaatcttatgtaccgatggtcagaaaaggagtgctcgtcgGAAAccctccaatcctgaatttcgtttataagctcttctgaacatatagttatatctaatacttcttctctgattctattgacgaaggtagctttattacctaagttcgatgttatcaagtctttagtattaaggaaatccatgagggcttgtcctctgcgattggtgtttgtactaccccaagctacatggtgggagttggcatcacaacctattacaattttcttatttttcctttgtgcctcttcgaccagtttcatcagctccgacgttggtggtagtgtcggagaatcgaaaggcaggtaaacagatgcaaggtatatgttgccacgaccttgcttcagcaccgttgcatccgatgtagataatcctgttgagagaagaaaacataagttcttgtggcataagatacatgttctcgggcgagaccctgtatcagcgtagaaaagttggaaatttatgtgatttaatccagaaaccttgttgcgaatcgtccaaggctcctggattaaagctatatgtatcttacctgtgttaattttagccatcagagcgtttGTGGCCGTCtcgctccgatggaggtttatttggataacttcaatcattgtcatccacttaaactgtcttccagcgagTTAGTGATCACCTCCTCGCCCGTTGGATTTGGCTCCTCCGGGTAACCTGAAATGGCTATTGATGGCACTGCGGTGTCCCTATCAGGCATAGGAAGAGCAGTCTTTTTAATCGACACTTTCCCAATTTTGGAGAGCTctgctgttctgtcttctggcgagtgagtgatttcctcctcgcctttaggatttgactcctccacattgccagtacttgctaatgatgctttggttactgtcttaggtgttttagtgtccttatCGGGAGCGGTTTTAacagccctttcaatcggcgcctCTCCGATTTTGGAAATGGCAGCTGTACCTTCTTTTGGCGAGTTAGTGGTAActtcctcgcttttaggatttgacttctCAACGTTATCAGTAGTTGCTACTGATGCTGTGTTCTTAGGTTTTTTAGTGTTcttttcgaggcttgttgtaacagcccttccaatcggcaccttcccaattttgaatatgacagctttagaggcgaagtaagccctacctttattcttggcaagactagccatagatttctggtcgatacctattacaaataaagttccctcaggttcttctttcctgtaaaagactcccatttttccacggccagctcagcattttgaccaccaagaatttccagtatacgttcacttgtcagtttactgccccatccttttatgtatacagtggactttaagagcaccggaagctcgctcttctttaccagtcccagcttagcgccgtcccagggaggagggatactttccaccaagttctttagggtgctaacacattggtgagatgccaaTCTCATCAACATCGCGCCCatgctgaactcgcagctcacgctctctattggttgtctgccctttgaagcgattgcgtggtccactatcttattgttcaccagatcttctaccttactctgttggtctattggaattttgcctgtcgggttaccggcatcgtaaactgcatagcagagatcgtcccggtgtcttcttctggcaactttggcgtaagatggcggctcttttccttttccactGTCTAGCCTCTCTTTCCTCTCTTTTCGGGCCTTCTTTTGAGATACTCGTGCCTTCGAGAttgatttcgccgacgtggTCGCCTTCGGAATATCTatcttggcgttgtcacccttactcgcaggattctgacttgaggttcctttgagtgaagtatggcttggcttcgactgtatataagaagacggggagctctttttcttcttcggTTTATTCTCATTTGTCAACTcctcgggagacctgatcctctttgcctcagatcttgtaAGAGAgtccaatttttcttttggagtgtcgttggattgactaactatgatttcctgaagcatctttttcaacttcctcctctgtgctccagatagtcttttcttagtaataggtagtttagctatgctatcactcacctgtttcaccatttgctctacttcatcctttttgggatttgctataatggtgttgttattatcatctgaggattcagagtcggaacTCTCACCTATATTGaaaggctgaggtagcttagagctctCTCCGAGTACATCATTCTCTTTCACTCCTATGTTTTTGCCAGtggcatgctgtacacttgacgcattgtccgccacggaggccaaggtacccacctccgtagtagtattttgctcacgattgcaggatgacgacgacacgtgactcgcgagtagatcaacacttgccgccggtactgggttatttaggccctgcaccgtaacttttatctttttatttttcttttccatgttgttttttttccagttttttggtccgcggggaatataatattcccaaGTGGTGGACAATCTGCCTTCCCTCAGCTTGAGTCAAACTAAAACTGGGGGAGGACAGATGGTCCATCACCACCCCCTATCCGCCACCCGGGGACGCGCTCGgtaggaaaaacgggaaaactcCCCCGAGACAACAAATCTTTAGTAAAGTGATACTAAAATGGGTTATCAGacaaataatttctataaaaaacagcAGGTAATAATATTAAGAGCGTTAGGAGTTTTGTAAAGATAGTTACTAGAGAACTGCAATGGGTAAatgaagaatataaaataaa
The window above is part of the Lucilia cuprina isolate Lc7/37 chromosome 6, ASM2204524v1, whole genome shotgun sequence genome. Proteins encoded here:
- the LOC124420892 gene encoding uncharacterized protein LOC124420892; translated protein: MASLAKNKGRAYFASKAVIFKIGKVPIGRAVTTSLEKNTKKPKNTASVATTDNVEKSNPKSEEVTTNSPKEGTAAISKIGEAPIERAVKTAPDKDTKTPKTVTKASLASTGNVEESNPKGEEEITHSPEDRTAELSKIGKVSIKKTALPMPDRDTAVPSIAISGYPEEPNPTGEEVITNSLEDSLSG